A single region of the Kocuria rosea genome encodes:
- a CDS encoding sensor histidine kinase, with translation MHTLSSRWRSASLRSQLMVLTGLLLALSILVTSFVAISVLRTSLLNDIDRGLRDSVRPVSTVLVADMGGAQGVQVPHAGFLLDADGETLAEAVHTPEGVLERRPDLSQVDLEHVRENPFEPTTVGSVDAPDRRWRVVAAETERLNLVVAVAEPLDDMNAMLSAVTLLTLSFGVATLFAAMAVGWILVTRAFAPLHRVEQTAARIAEGDLSQRMEGYNRQTEIGQLSASLNAMLGHIEDAFDARTRSETKLRRFVADASHELRTPLVTIRGYSELYRHGALQEPEDVAGAMSRIESEAKRMTQLVEDLLMLARLDERRPAENVDVDLLHLAFDAAGDARASAPDRRIEVGGLGGGGPVSAWVHGDEFRLRQVVANLVTNALRYTPEGTPIEIAVGVERSVDDSFNAVLQVRDHGPGIQGEDAERVFERFYRADSSRTRETGGTGLGLSIVAAIVQQHDGTVRLTETPGGGATMTVRVPGIEPADDAPEV, from the coding sequence ATGCACACCCTGTCCTCCCGGTGGCGCTCGGCATCGCTGCGCTCGCAGCTCATGGTGCTCACGGGACTGCTCCTGGCGCTGTCCATCCTGGTGACGAGCTTCGTGGCGATCTCGGTGCTGCGCACCTCGCTCCTGAACGACATCGACCGCGGGCTGCGGGACTCCGTCCGGCCGGTCTCCACGGTGCTGGTCGCCGACATGGGCGGGGCGCAGGGCGTCCAGGTGCCGCACGCCGGGTTCCTGCTCGACGCCGACGGCGAGACCCTCGCCGAGGCGGTGCACACCCCGGAGGGCGTGCTCGAGCGGCGGCCGGACCTGTCGCAGGTCGACCTCGAGCACGTGCGGGAGAACCCCTTCGAGCCGACGACCGTGGGCTCCGTGGACGCCCCGGACCGCCGGTGGCGGGTGGTCGCGGCCGAGACGGAACGGCTGAACCTCGTGGTGGCGGTCGCCGAGCCGCTCGACGACATGAACGCGATGCTCAGCGCGGTGACCCTCCTGACGCTGAGCTTCGGGGTGGCGACCCTGTTCGCGGCCATGGCGGTCGGCTGGATCCTGGTCACCCGGGCGTTCGCGCCCCTGCACCGGGTGGAGCAGACCGCCGCCCGGATCGCCGAGGGCGACCTCTCCCAGCGCATGGAGGGCTACAACCGGCAGACCGAGATCGGCCAGCTCTCGGCGTCGCTCAACGCGATGCTCGGCCACATCGAGGACGCCTTCGACGCCCGCACGCGGTCCGAGACCAAGCTCCGGCGGTTCGTGGCCGACGCCTCCCACGAGCTGCGCACGCCCCTGGTGACCATCCGGGGCTACTCGGAGCTCTACCGGCACGGCGCCCTGCAGGAGCCCGAGGACGTGGCCGGGGCGATGTCCCGGATCGAGTCGGAGGCGAAGCGGATGACGCAGCTCGTGGAGGACCTGCTGATGCTCGCGCGCCTCGACGAGCGGCGGCCCGCGGAGAACGTCGACGTGGACCTGCTCCACCTCGCGTTCGACGCGGCAGGGGACGCCCGCGCCTCCGCCCCCGACCGGCGGATCGAGGTCGGCGGCCTGGGGGGCGGGGGCCCGGTCTCGGCATGGGTGCACGGCGACGAGTTCCGGCTGCGCCAGGTCGTGGCGAACCTCGTGACCAACGCCCTGCGCTACACCCCGGAGGGCACGCCGATCGAGATCGCGGTGGGCGTGGAGCGCTCGGTCGACGACTCCTTCAACGCCGTCCTGCAGGTGCGCGACCACGGCCCGGGCATCCAGGGCGAGGACGCGGAGCGCGTCTTCGAGCGCTTCTACCGGGCCGACTCCTCCCGCACGCGCGAGACCGGCGGGACGGGGCTGGGGCTGTCCATCGTGGCCGCGATCGTCCAGCAGCACGACGGCACGGTGCGGCTCACCGAGACCCCCGGCGGCGGGGCGACGATGACCGTGCGCGTGCCGGGCATCGAGCCCGCCGACGACGCCCCGGAGGTGTGA